From the genome of Miscanthus floridulus cultivar M001 chromosome 10, ASM1932011v1, whole genome shotgun sequence, one region includes:
- the LOC136489034 gene encoding disease resistance protein RGA5-like, whose amino-acid sequence MQGIANNAINSTTVVAVLIATVVPQATTASASLLQCRWPPTRGSLHACHGRCAHPGVLDLYGCTQVYNSHCKHICNLYHLRYLKLSLTSITEIPNEIGNLQLLQFLDLNMTNIKALPPAFVQLRKLEFLSLPECLGNLISLQKLSPCITISSPTMLCELSRLTELRRLMVRFDDWDDESYEEPFVHFLSNLVNLESLQVFDCHNGLGSSIGMLLTPGPQQLRSINVGPGTVGCVPRWMPSLLALSALDITLLTLQEEDLQVLGRIPSLRSLYIWVKEHRKDRHKRLAIGSDDCPFRCLTKFRIGPGAMEVEFAAGAMPKLRTVRLDLHVRHTLDQFGDFECGLESLSSLNHAIVHMNCYCAELEEVEAAEASIRKALELNPNRPTLELDKHGGSWRSG is encoded by the exons ATGCAGGGCATCGCGAACAACGCCATCAACTCGACGACGGTGGTGGCCGTGCTGATCGCGACGGTGGTGCCGCAGGCCACAACGGCTTCAGCCTCGCTGTTGCAGTGTCGCTGGCCTCCGACTCGGGGTTCACTCCACGCCTGTCATGGCCGGTGTGCACATCCTG gtgtGTTGGATTTATATGGCTGTACTCAGGTGTATAACAGTCACTGCAAGCACATCTGCAATTTGTATCACCTGAGATATCTAAAGCTATCTTTGACATCCATCACTGAGATACCAAATGAGATTGGGAACCTACAGCTTCTGCAGTTCCTGGACTTGAATATGACCAACATAAAAGCGCTTCCACCAGCATTTGTCCAGCTAAGAAAACTAGAGTTCTTGTCTCTACCAGAATGCCTTGGGAACTTAATTTCTCTACAGAAGTTATCACCATGTATAACAATCAGTTCCCCAACAATGCTGTGTGAATTGAGCAGGCTGACCGAGCTGAGGCGTTTGATGGTCCGCTTCGACGACTGGGACGACGAGAGCTATGAGGAACCTTTTGTTCACTTTCTATCCAACCTGGTGAACCTTGAATCCCTGCAGGTATTTGATTGCCACAACGGCCTTGGTTCCAGCATTGGCATGTTGTTAACACCAGGGCCTCAACAGCTTCGGTCCATTAACGTAGGGCCTGGTACTGTAGGCTGTGTGCCAAGATGGATGCCATCGCTCCTTGCCCTGTCCGCCCTAGACATCACACTGCTGACACTACAAGAGGAGGACCTCCAGGTCCTTGGCAGAATACCATCTCTTCGCAGCCTCTACATATGGGTGAAGGAGCACAGAAAAGACAGGCACAAGAGGTTGGCCATCGGCAGTGACGACTGTCCATTCCGTTGCCTGACGAAGTTCAGAATCGGGCCTGGCGCCATGGAGGTGGAGTTTGCAGCAGGAGCCATGCCAAAGCTCCGAACCGTTCGTTTGGACCTCCATGTGCGGCATACCTTGGATCAGTTTGGCGACTTCGAGTGCGGCCTGGAGAGCCTCTCCTCGCTCAACCATGCCATTGTTCATATGAACTGTTACTGTGCGGAGCttgaggaggtggaggcggcAGAGGCTTCGATACGGAAAGCTCTGGAGTTGAATCCCAATAGACCCACGCTTGAGTTGGACAAG CATGGTGGCTCATGGAGATCTGGCTGA